A region from the Borreliella burgdorferi B31 genome encodes:
- the blyA gene encoding holin BlyA, whose translation MDTIKLTELLINLNEIKLIAVMIFVTVLVLGVLILLKPLLKDILTIVIGKIFKNGNGNGKNHIKKRD comes from the coding sequence ATGGATACTATTAAATTAACAGAACTTCTTATCAATTTAAATGAAATTAAACTTATAGCCGTAATGATTTTTGTAACAGTATTGGTTTTAGGAGTGTTAATTCTTCTCAAGCCTTTATTAAAAGACATATTGACTATTGTAATAGGCAAGATTTTTAAGAATGGCAATGGTAATGGCAAAAATCACATTAAAAAAAGAGATTAA
- a CDS encoding BlyB family putative holin accessory protein, whose amino-acid sequence MKLSKDNVELGLTSLSTLIDIFSKFEDEFDEIAHKGFFLVYELYSHYKLIYTANMERLESALTPAINAALAPLNEKINQCIDLVNSDEKNLKISNDLKFNQEGKPIYKERTNNAK is encoded by the coding sequence ATGAAATTATCCAAAGATAATGTTGAGCTTGGACTTACGTCTTTATCAACCCTTATTGATATATTTTCTAAATTTGAAGATGAATTTGATGAAATTGCACATAAAGGATTCTTTTTGGTTTATGAGCTGTATTCTCATTATAAATTAATCTATACAGCAAATATGGAAAGACTTGAGAGTGCATTAACCCCAGCAATAAATGCGGCACTCGCTCCATTAAATGAAAAAATCAATCAATGCATTGACTTAGTTAATTCTGATGAAAAAAATCTCAAAATATCTAATGATCTGAAATTCAATCAGGAAGGAAAACCTATCTATAAGGAAAGAACAAATAATGCAAAATAA
- a CDS encoding BlyB family putative holin accessory protein, which produces MQNNTIGLGLNLLSSLTNIAKTDTNIDHNYINTFSKVIDFFYKTYISTLKSMETAESTKIFEEIQDILKYNIEIIEAISTDKSKRIITSLKATRNKIMKEYIKILKRGENA; this is translated from the coding sequence ATGCAAAATAACACTATTGGTTTAGGACTTAATTTACTATCCAGCTTAACTAACATAGCTAAAACTGATACAAACATAGATCATAATTACATTAATACTTTTAGTAAAGTAATAGATTTTTTCTACAAAACATATATAAGCACACTAAAATCTATGGAAACAGCTGAGTCAACTAAAATATTTGAAGAAATACAAGACATTTTAAAATATAACATTGAGATAATAGAGGCTATCTCTACTGATAAAAGCAAAAGAATTATCACTTCACTTAAAGCAACACGTAACAAAATCATGAAAGAATATATCAAAATACTTAAAAGAGGTGAAAATGCTTAA
- a CDS encoding BBA14 family lipoprotein, with translation MLKRLHCLLIALLLCCTTIANLPEEPNPPIIPTLKSLAKYETQLSEYVIYLVTFLAKTKVKVNDPNYPEYPYPDLSALKDEHSITAVRHNINIYLEYIKKTKPIAEKVYNKYSQLKM, from the coding sequence ATGCTTAAAAGATTGCATTGTCTACTAATTGCTTTGCTACTATGTTGCACCACTATTGCCAACCTACCAGAAGAGCCAAACCCGCCAATTATTCCAACACTAAAATCTTTAGCTAAATATGAAACACAACTTTCAGAGTATGTTATTTACCTAGTAACATTTTTAGCTAAAACAAAAGTTAAAGTTAATGATCCAAATTATCCAGAATATCCTTATCCAGACTTATCAGCACTAAAAGACGAACACTCCATAACTGCGGTAAGACATAATATCAACATATATTTAGAGTACATTAAAAAAACAAAACCAATAGCGGAAAAAGTCTATAATAAATATTCCCAGTTAAAAATGTAA
- the bdr gene encoding Bdr family repetitive protein, whose protein sequence is METVSTNIASVTQEQIYKEFIRLGMEQLIAQDLSKRYYHNELTYRDLENLEKQFDIKFDNLISKIDSVKSELNTKIDNVEKNLNLKIDGLDTKIDTVEKNLNLKIDGLDTKIDTVEKNLNVKIDSVKSELNAKIDSVKNELTAKIDNVEKNLMSLSEMLKWVLGIMGAMSITMIAGLIFAFISK, encoded by the coding sequence ATGGAAACAGTGTCAACAAATATTGCAAGTGTAACTCAAGAACAAATATATAAAGAATTTATTAGACTGGGCATGGAACAATTAATAGCACAAGATTTATCTAAAAGATATTATCACAATGAGCTAACATATAGAGATTTAGAAAATTTAGAAAAACAATTTGATATAAAATTTGATAATCTTATTTCTAAAATAGATAGTGTCAAAAGCGAACTTAATACTAAAATAGACAATGTAGAAAAGAATTTAAATCTAAAAATAGATGGTTTAGATACTAAGATAGATACTGTAGAAAAGAATTTAAATCTAAAAATAGATGGTTTAGATACTAAGATAGATACTGTAGAAAAGAATTTAAATGTCAAAATAGATAGTGTTAAAAGCGAACTTAATGCTAAGATCGATAGTGTTAAAAATGAACTTACTGCTAAAATAGACAATGTAGAAAAGAATTTAATGTCTCTTTCAGAAATGCTTAAATGGGTATTGGGAATTATGGGAGCAATGTCTATCACAATGATAGCAGGGCTAATATTTGCTTTCATTTCTAAATAG